DNA from Campylobacter concisus:
AGAAAACATGAAAAGACGAGACTTTTTAAAGCTTGGTGCCTTAAGCGCAGCAAGCCTTCAAGCAAAAGAACTTGACGGAGCAGCTCAGGCACTTTTTGACAAGCAAAGTGGCCTAAGTGCAAACAAATTTGGCCCATTTTATGTAAAAACTATCGCAGGTCGTGTGGTAGAGACTGAGCCATTTGAGGGCGATGCGTGCCCAAATGAGCTAAACAACGCACTTCTTGATCATATCCAAAACGAAAGCCGTGTAAAATATCCATTTGTTAGAAAGAGCTTTTTGGCTGACCCAAACAACCCAAAGCCAGAGCTTCGCGGCAAAGAGGAGTTCGTGCGCGTTAGCTGGGATGAGGCGATAAAGCTAAGTGCGAAAATTTTAAAAGAAAATTTCGATAAATACGGCTCTGAAGCGATATACGGACAAGTTTATCAGTGGGGTAGCCTTGGCAAAGTTGGCCACAGCCAAAAGACCGCAAAGAGGCTACTTAACGTGCTTGGCGGATATGTAAATGAGCTTGGCGGCTACTCGTACGGCGCAGCAACTGTCATCATGCCTCACATCACAGGCTCGATCGACCCGACGCTCGCGCCAACAAAGTGGGAGGCTATCTTAAAAAATGCCAAAACGATTGTATTTTGGGGCACAAACCCAGTCGTTTCAAACAAGATCGCCATTGGCGTGCCGCTTCACAACTCATATAAATACTACGACGAGATCAGAAAAAAAGGCGAGAGCGGCGAGATGAAAATTTATAGCGTGGACGTTTATCACAATGAAAGCGCAAGATATTTTGGCGCAAAGTACCTTGAAGTCGTGCCTTGCACCGATACGGCGATGATGATAGGTATGTGCAACTACCTTTTTGAAAAGGGGCTTTACAGCAAAGAATTTATAGAAAAATACACCGTTGGCTTTGATAAATTTAAAGAGTACATGCTTGGCACAAAAGACGGGGTCAATAAAAACCTAGCTTGGGCAAGCAAAATTTGTGGCGTGATCGAGCAAAAACTGGCGAAATTTAGCGAGGATCTAGCCAAAAACGACTCAGTTATAGTTAGTGGCTACGCCATACAAAGGCAAGATCACGGTGAGATGGCGTATTGGGCGCTTGTGACGCTAAATGCGATGCTTGGACACATCGGCAAAGAGGGTTGTGGCTTTGTCACAAATGACGGAATGCACAAAAATGCTGATGAAAGCTTCATAGCGCCTAAACTAGCGGCTTTTGAGACGAAAGTGCCACAAAAATTTATTGATAGCGGGCTGGTGCCAAAGACTAAGGGCTACGAGCTGCCAAACTCAAGGCTCATAGACGCACTTTTAAGCCCTGGCAAAGAGATAACTAGAAATGGCAAGAGTTACAAGCTACCAAAGATCAGAGTGATGTTTAACGCCAATGGCTCGACATTTACAAGGCATCCAGAGACAAATAGAGCGATAAAAGCGATGCAAAAAGTGCAAGCGATCATCACTTGCGAGCCATTTTGGACGAGCACAGCCAAATTTAGCGACATCGTCCTGCCAGCTGCGCTTGAGTGCGAGCGAACAGACATCGAGTTGGCAAACTCAACAAGTGAGTATCTCTTTGCTATTAAGCCGCTTGTCACGCCATTTGGCGAGAGCAAGAGCGACTTCGAGATCGCAAGGCTCATCGCAAAAGAGTGGGGCAGGGAAGAGGCATTTAGCGAGGGCAAAAGCGAGCTAGAGTGGGTCAAGGAAATTTACGAAGATGCCGTTAAAAAGGCTGCTGGGCTTGGGTATGAGAGCATGCCAAGCTTTGATGAGTTTTGGCAGAAGGGATATTTTAGATTTGACAAGGTAGATGAGTCAAAACGCTACTTTACAAACTACAAGAAATTCCGTGATGACCCAGAGGCAAATCCGCTAAAAACGCCATCTGGAAAGATAGAAATTTACTCTGAAACGGTTGCTGGCTTTGGCTACGACGACTGCCCACCGCATGCGACGTGGCTTGAGCCGTTTGAGTGGCTGGGTGCGAAAAATAAAAAGTATCCTATCGCTATCAGCGGTGCGCACTCTAAATTTAGGCTTCACTCGCAGCTAAATAACTCTGTGCTTCGCCATTTTAACGAGATCGCAGAGCGCGAGCCAGTGCTCATAAACCCAAAAACAGCCGAAACTAGAGGGATAAAAATGGGCGATGTGGTGAAAATTTACAACGACAGGGGCGAAATTTTGTGCGGTGCATTTGTGACCGAGGACGTGCCACAAAACGTCGTCATCGTGAGCGAGGGCGCTTGGTACGACCCAGATGTGCCAGGCGAGAAGAGCCTTTGCTTGCACGGAAATTTAAACGTGCTCACAAAAGACGTGCCATCAAGCAAGATGAGCCAGAGCAACACCGCCCATACAAGCCTTGTCGAAGTCGAGAAATTTAAGGGCACGCCAAAGCGTGTCAGGGCGTTTGACGCACCAAAGATCGGCGCAAGAAAGGCCTAAAAGTAACACTTTGAAAATTTAAAGTGCTAAAAGCTATCCTTTTTTAAATAATTAGAGTTAAAATCTAAGAAAAAAGAAAGGATAGCTCATGAAAATCACCGAGATAGACACCCCAGCGCTACTCATAGACAGGGAGATAGTGCTAAAAAACTTAGAAAAAATGCAAAAATACGCTGATAAATTTAATGTAAGCTTAAGACCACATACCAAAACGCACAAGATGCCATACTTTGCGAAAATGCAAGTGGCTCACGGTGCAAAGGGCGTCACGGTGGCAAAGGTGGGCGAGGCTGAAGTGATGGCAAAAGAGGGGTTAAGCGACATTTTCATCGCAAATGAGATCGTCACAAGGCAGAAATTTGCTCGTATCATAGCCATGCAAAAAGCCGGCGTTAAAGTGAGCTTTGGCGTCGATAGCGTGGGCGTTTTAAGGCTCATTGATGAGGTATTTGGCGAGGCTAAAGAGGTGGCTGAGCTACTTGTCGAGATAGAGGTTGGCGAAAACCGCTCAGGTGTCATAGAAGAGGGCGATTTTAAGGCTTTGATGAGCGCTTTTGGGGAGTGTAAAAACGCGAAATTTTGCGGCGTTTTTTCGCATGATGGCCACTCATACAAGGCAAAAGATAAGCGTGAGTGCGAGCAAATTTTTAAAGTAGCGACCGAGAGAACGCTAAAATTTGCTGGTATCGCGCGAGAGTTTGGATATGAAAATTTTACCGTTAGCATCGGCTCGACGCCATCACTAATAAACGACTTTGAGATACCAAAAGGTTTCACTGAGCTTCGCCCTGGCACATATATATTTATGGATGCGTCGCAGGCAAATGCTTATGGCAGCTTTGATATGAACGCTGCTAGCGTGCTTAGCGTCGTGATCTCAAGGCCGACCGCGACCCGCACGATCCTTGATGCTGGGGCAAAGGCGCTAACTAAAGAGAGGCGCAGTGAGGGCTTTTGCACGACGCCTGGCATGGGGCTCATCGCAGAGCATGAAGTGTGGATAGATAGCCTGTTTGACGAGCATGCGATCATCTTAAACGAGAAATTTGCTAACAGCGTGCGTGTGGGCGATCTTGTACGCATCTATCCAAATCACATCTGTCCGGTGGTAAATCTATACGACTACGCCTATCTCGTAAATGGCGATGAGGTGTGCGAGAAAGTGCCTGTTTTGGCAAGGGGCAGGGTAGAGTAAAATTTAGTTGATATATCTGCGCATGCAGTGCGAAGCACTAAAGCATGCACCTCTAACGTCGTCTGGCTTTACTTCGACTTCGTCTCGTAACTGCAAAGCAGACAGGGGATTGTTAAGGGGGAAGGGAGCGACTTCGTAATTCAAGCCTCTTCCCCCTTAACAAAGAAGCAAAACTTTAAATTTATAAAAACTATTTTTGCGAATTTTAAAATTCCATTCGCTCGCAAGAATTGACTACTAAAATTTGGCTTCGCTTATCGCTTAGCTCAAATTTTAGAGCCGAAATTACTCGTTCATGAAATTTTAAAATTTGATAGACAGTCACTTAGCGCGGTTAATTTAATACCACCGAACTCCCTTTTAGCTTTTTTAGCTTTAAAATTTGCTCTTTTGGTTTTGCTTTTAGGCGTTCAAGCATCGCTATCCTTTGGGCGTAAATTTCATTAAATTCAGCCTTTATATCAAGCAAAGTTTTATTTAAAAAAGAGTTGTTTGAGCACATAAGATCGTCAAATTCATAAAGGCTAAAGGCATTTAGCATGCGATCAAAAACCTCTTTTGCGCTCGGGATGTAAAGTGGTGTGCCCATTTGCAGGTGCGAATTTAGCGAGTTTTCGATCTTTTGCTTTAGAAAATAAACCGCAAGCTTAAGCGCATTTTCGTAGTTTGATGCGACCTTTACGTCAAGCTTTTCAAAAAAGAGCGATATCTTTTGCGTAGCCTTAAATTTGGCATTTTCATACTCTCTTAAGAAGTTCTCATAGGTTCTGCCAGCGTAGGTGTTTATAGATTTTGTCTCGTAGTTTGAGGCAAACTCATCAAATGGATTAAAACTCTCGTAGCGAGATTTGTAAATAAAAAGCTCATCTTCTAAGCTTTTATAAAGCTCATCAAAAGCCGATATGATCTCGTTTTCAAGCTCTTTTAGATCTCTTTTGTAGCGTTTAAAAAATTTAGAAAAGACGATATCTTCATAGATGAGCTTTGAAAAGACCTCGTCCGTATCAAGGCTCATCATCTCAAAGTTCTCACGCTTATAAATTTCTTTGTTTAAAAGCGTCTTTGCTGGGTTAAATTTTGTCCTAGAAAATGGCTTAAGTAGCTTAAAAACCTCATCACTAGCAAGCTTTATAGCCTCGCTCATATCGCTATATCTCAGGGTGATTTTAGGCCTAAACTCCTCTTTTATAGCTTCTAGTTTTTCTTCAAGCGTGCCATTAAATTTATCCAAAATTTCACCAGCTGCACTATAAACTTTAAGGCGGTTTTCTTGCTCAGCTATTAAAAAATTTACTATCTTTTTCGCCCTTGCTTTTATGAAATTTTCTTTAAAGTTCACGTTTAAAAACGTCTCTTTTACCGCACTTAGTGCTTTAGCAAAATTTGAGCTTTCTAGCTCGCTCTTGTTTTCATTTGTGATGCCATTGAGCGCTTGCTTTGATGAGATGGCGATGATATCTTCAAAAAGCTCGCCATAAGTTTGCCTAGCATGCTTTAGCAGACTTTCAAGCTCGTCCTTGCTTAGCTTGTCCTTTTGGTTAATGAAACAAAGCGCCTTTAGGTCGTTTGTCTTTAAAATTTCTTCTACGCTTTCAAGCTCGCTAGCCTTTGCTGCGTTATTTGCAAGGCTTAGCCAGATCGCGCCGCAGACCTTTTTTAGCGTGTTTTTGGTCTCTTTTGTGTCGGCATCTCTTAGCGAGTTTAGCCCTGGAGTGTCGATGAAATTTACCTCTTTTAAAATTTCACTTGGCGCATAGAGCGTCATGCTTTTTATCTGCTCGCTCATAGCGTTTAGCTGGGCAAGCTCGCTGCTGGCTAGCAAGCTCTCGCTGCCGTTTTCAAATTTCACGCTAAGAAGCGGCATCTTTGCAAATTTTAGCCGCACAGCCTTTGCTGTTACAGGCGTTAGACCTGATGGCAAGATGTTTTGTCCAAGCAGAGCGTTTAAAAATGTTGATTTGCCACTTGAAAACTGCCCTATAACAGCGATGAGAGGTGGCTCATTTAGCGTGTCGATTAGTAAATTTAGGCTCTCTTTTATCTCATCGCTTGCGTGCAGGCTTGGATCATTTAGCTCATTTACCAGCCTTGCTAGCTCGCCCTTAAAGTCGCTTGTAAAAACCTTAAAATATCTCGCCTTATAGGCATTTATAAACTCGTTAAACATTTTCTAGCTCCCCTAAAAGCGAGCAAATTTCATCTTGCAGGGCACTTTGCTCTTTTAGTTTTAAAAGTGAGTTTTGATTTTGCGAGCTAAGATTTTCTAGCTCATGATCTAGCTCTTTTAGCCTCCTATCAAGCGTGGCTTTTTGTGCGGTTTCATAGGTTTTTATGAGATTTAAAAGGCAATTTTTTTCATGATCAGTTAAAATTTCACAAAATTGAGAGATATTTTTATCTTTAAGTAAGCCCTCTTTTAAGTCTAAAAGTGCGTCACTTGCATCATTTGAAATTTTAGCTCTAAATGCAGCTAAAAGTTCCTTAAATTCAAGCTTTACGCCCATTTGCTCTAAAAAGTCATTGATGTTAAAAACCTCGTCTTTGCTCATCACATAATCATCAAAATTTAAAGCGATGTTTTGCTCGCAAGCCTTTGTTTGCACCAAAGTCTCGTTTCTAGCTTCTCTCATAAGTGCCATCACACCGTCACGAAGCGTCGTTTTTGCTATTTGCTCTAGTCGCTCTAAATTTAAGCTTTGCTTTTTACTTTTGCAGTAGGCTATCTCACTTTTTACCTTGTCATTTAGATTTTGCAAAAGCGTCTCAAGCCCCATTTTATAGATATTTTTGGTGTTGCTACTTTCAAGTTTTGCAAGCTCATTTTGAGTTAGACTTTCAAGTTTGGATAAATTTTCATTAAGTGTGTTTTTGACGTTTGCCTGCTCATTTTGAAGCTTTTTAAGCTCCACTTCATAAGCTTTGAGCGACAAAATTTCAGCCTTAGTAGCTTCAAGCTTGCTATTTAGGATATTTTTTAGCTCCTTTTGATACGAGCTTAAGATAAGGGCTGATTTTTTAGAGTTTTTACCAAAGAGAACCTCGTAAAGATAGTCTTTAAACTCCTCTACACCGCTATTTACAGCGCCTTCTAAGTAGCTTTTTGCACTAAGCGCAAAATAATCAATCTCCACGCCATTTATCCGCTCGCCGATCGCTTTTTTAGTGTAGTTTAGCGTCTCGTTTAGCTCTTTGGCACTTAGCTCATCAGCGTGAGTTAGCACCACGGCAAGCCTTACGATATGCGAGTTTTCAAGGCATTTTTTCAAAAATAGCGCGTCCTTTTGTGTGGCACTTTGTGAGGCGTTCATCAGGTGAGCTAAAAGGTCGCACTTTTTCATAAAATTTGTAGTGATCTGCTCTCTTAAAACCACCGCGTCATCGATGCCTGGTGTGTCTATGATGCAAACATTGTCATTTAAAAGCTCCAAGTCGTCATAAAGCTCGACACTTTTTACAAGATTTGCTGTTTTTGAGCTTGAAGAGGTGTAGTTTTTTATCTCGTCTATGCCGATATCTACGCTTTTGCTTGGTAAATTTTCGCTTGGTATGCCAAGCGCTAAAAGCTCATCTAAGGTATAAAAATTTACCCTTGCAAAGCTATCTTTGGAGTATTTTAAAATGGTTAAATTTATCGTTTCTGGCACGTTTGAAGCGCCAAGGACGGATTTGTTTAAAAGGGCATTTAAAAGGGTTGATTTGCCAGAGTTTATGACGCCACTTGCAGCTATGTTAAAAAGCGTTTCGTTTGATCTTTTTTTGGCTGCCACAAGCGCCTCTAAAAATGTTTTTTCATTATCAAGCAAGCTTGCTTTTTCGTTTATCTCGTTTAAAAAGTCTAGGTTTTTATGGAAGTGATCTTTTGGCTTTATATGAGAAATTTTAGCCTCATTAGCACCTTTGTTTTTGCTTATGATCTTTTCTAAAAAGCCAAATTTCTCATCATCTATGATCTTTTCATCACGCAATATTTCTAGGTATTTTAATATCTCATCGCTTGAAATTTTAGCCTCATTTAGCGCTTTAAGAGTCGCAAGCTGCGCACTTTGTATGCTAAATATATCAAGCTCAACCTTAAGCCTTTTTAACACCGCTCTAAACTCATCAAGCGCCATAAACTGATCTAAATTTTTCTCGTCGCAAACTAGAAGAAGAGCTAGCAGATCTGGGTAAAATGGCACGCTAGCAGCAGCATTTGTATAAATTTTATTTGCACGCCAAGCCTGTTTTAAAAACTCATCCATAAAGACTCTTTTTGTTGATATTTTGGGATTTTATTAAATTTTTACTTATGAAGCTATCAAAGAAGAGTTACGAGCTTTAGTAGATGGTAAAATATAATTTTAACTTCTCAAAATAACAAATTTGCTCTTATCAAAATGAGTAAGAGCATGCTTTTAAAATGTAATACTTTTAAACTTAAATATATTTATTTTAGTATCAAAATTTATCTTGCGTAAAACATCGCCACCAAACCGCGGTTTATATCTTTTGTATCGCCGTCATCTATCTTTGTAACCTTTGAGATATTAACACTTTTATCGCTATTTATCGTGAAGGTAAGCTCAATAACTCTCTCATTTATCTTTTTAGTATTTTCACCAAAATAGATCACTTCTGGCTCTTTTTGCGAGTAGTAGGCGGCATATTTGCTTTGAGCTACGACGTTGTCAAAGACCCATTTTTGCTTGATATCTAAAATTTGAGCAAGCTCATTTTTAAACTCAAGATCACAGCTAACAGAGGCTATGTAGCTAGCGCTTTCTTTCGTCGGATCAAATTTACAGTGCTTGTTCGCGATAGATAAAATAGTCTCTTTGTCTATGCTTTTGCCGTTCTTTAATATGCTATTTGCGCTATCAAGTGCTAGCTCCAAGCTGTTATCAACTTTTTTTTGCTGAGCAGCCTTGGCATTATTTAGAGCTTTTATGTAGCCATTATTTTTTCTTTTAAACTCATCTTCAAGTACATTTTTCCCCACTACGCAGCTTACTTTAACCACTTTCTTTCCATCACTACTAATGTCTTGCCACTGAGTACTTGAGCAACCTTTAAAGCTATCTATCGCCGAGCCTATTGTTATTGATTTATTACCTTTTAAAATATAGTTTTTAACAATGCCTATATTGCTTTCCTTGCAGCCCACTAATAATAAAAGTGCGCTAAATCCTAGAAATAGAGCCTTTTTCATCATTTTACCTTTTTGTAAATCTGACAAAATAGTACCAAACTAAAGTTTAAATTATTATGATTTTATTAAAATAAATTACATAAATATAATTTATTAAAATAGTTTTAGCGGTCAATTCTTACCAATAGTGAAAGTTTTAAAATTTGCAAACACGGCTTGATTGAATTTAAAAATTTGTTTTATCATAATTCAAAATAAATTTTACGAAACCAGCTTAGGTTTAGAAATTTAGCTCAATTATCTTTTGTAAAATTTTGATATTTTCTTTGATGTTGCCATCTTTGTATATCGCTGAGATGATAGCGATGAGATCAGGTTTGACGTGTGAGAGCGAGCCGATATTTCTCTCATTTATACCGCCTATGACGCAAACTGGTAGGTTTAAAATTTGCTTTGCCTCTTTAACCACTTCGAGATCACATTTTGTAGCATTTGGCTTTGTGGGACTTACAAAAACAGAGCCAAAAGCAACGTAGCTAGCCCCGTTTTTAGCGGCATTTATGGCTAAGCTTATATCGTTATAGCAGCTAACGCCCACATATGCGTCCTTACCTAAAATCTCAAACGCCTCTTTTATGCCCTCGTCCTCTTTACCTAGATGAACGGCCTTAGCGCCTATCTTTTTAGCAAATTTGACATCGTCATTTACGATAAATTTCGTGCCAAATTTCTCACATAAATTTAAAATTTCACTTGCAAGTCTTTCGTTTTTGACCGCTTTTTTTGACCTAAACTGAAAAAATTTAACCCCACACTCTAAAATTTCTCTAGTGTACTCCAAAGCCAAATTTTCAGGCATTAGCAAGTCATCACTTATAGCGTAAATTTCAGCCATTAAACCCTGCTTTATGGTCTATAAGCCGTGCGCCAAATTTACTTTTATGAGCATTTTTTATCCCATTTGCCACAAATTTTTTAGCCATTTTTATGGCGCTTACTAGATCGTTTTGTTGCGCTAAAATGGCCGCTAGCGAGCTTGAGAAGCTACAACCAGCGCCGTGCATCACTCTAGGCTCAAAAAGCTCCTCGCTAAATTTCACCACTTCGCCGCCTTTTAGATAGAGCGTATCCTCGCAAATTTCATCGACTTTTGTTCGCTTTAGCACCATATCGCAAGGCAAATTTGCAAAGTCAATACTCAAAATCCTAGCCTCATCCACATTTGGCGTGGCGACACTTGCGAGCTTTAGTAGCTCTTTTAGCGCTTCGATCGCTGCGTCTTCAAGCAGTTTTGCCCCTGATTTTGCCACGCAAACTGGGTCTATGACAACTGGCACATTTTTAGCTCTTAACTCCTTTAAAAACGCGCTTACAACGGCTATTATCTCCTCGTTAAAGAGCATACCAACCTTCACAGCGTCTATGTCAAGCTCAGCTAGCACCATCTCAAACTGAGCTTTTACCATCTTTGCTGGCATCGCAAGCACGCTGCTAACGCCATTTGTATTTTGCGCGGTCACGGCTGTGATGACGCTTGCACTAAAGCAACCAAACGCCTCGCAGCTTTTTATATCCGCCTGCACTCCTGCACCGCCGACGCTGTCGCTTCCAGCAACTATCAAAACATTTTTCTTACTCACCGACACACCCACTTATCTCTTTTACGTCAAAAGGGTCTTTGACCTGCCACGAAAGTGCGTATTTCTCGATACTTTTCTTGATCGCACTCACCAAATAATCAATATCCTCAAAGGTATGCGTATAGTGCAGGCTGACCCTCACCCAGCCTGGCTTGTGGGTGAAGCTTGGATCCTCTTTTAGCCCCAAAAGATCATGCCCGTATGAGCCTGCGCACGAACAGCCAGCACGTGTTTGTATGCCATACTCTTTGCTTAAAATTTTTGAAAGCTCGTATGGGGCTACGTTTTTTACATTAAATGAAAAAATGGCAAGGCGCTTTAAATTTGGCGGGCAGTAGCTTATAAGCTCTGGGATTTCTCTTAGCCTTTGGCAAAGATAGTCGCTAAGCTCGCTCTCGTTTTCATAAATGGTAGCAAGCCCTATCTCTTCTCTTAGTCTGTAGGCTAAATTTGCACGTATAAGCCCCAAAATAGGCGGTGTGCCAGCCTCCTCAAGTGCCTCTTGATCCTTTAAAAATATATGGTAGTTTTTGCTCACATAGCTTACCGTGCCACCGCCTGCAAAGCTTGGCACATCGTCATTTGCTAGCACTTTTTTGATGGCCAGTAGCCCACAACTGCCAACTCCGCCAAGAAGCTTATGCGGCGAGATAAAAAGAGCGTCAAAGTAGTCGCAGTCTAAATTTGCATATGCACTAAGGCTCGCCACATCAAATGCCACGATACCGCCAAATTTCTTCACCATCGTATAAATTTGCTTGTAGTCGCTTATGACGCCTGTAACGTTTGAGGCTGCGCTAAAGCTAGCGATGATCTCACGTCCTTGGTTTATCTTTAAAATTTGCTCCAAATGCCCGAAATTTATACCGCCATCTTTTGCGAGCCTTATGCGCTCGACCTCGCAAAGCGCCTCTTTAAAGCTAATCTCATTTGAGTGGTGCTCATAAGGGCCAAGTATGACTAACGGCGAGTCGTTGTTTGGCTTTAGATCAAACCTTCTTTTAGCAGCTGGAGGCACGTAAAGCCCCAAAAGCTCCTGAAATTTCTTGATCGCACCAGTGGCACCGTATCCAGTGGCTATGAGATAAAACCTATCATCAAGCCCAAGCGCGCGCTTTAGCTCGCTTCTAGCGTTATCATATAAAAGCTGCGTTTTATAGGCGTTTGAGGATGTTAGCGAGTGGGTGTTGGCGTAGGTTTTTAAGATATCAGCGACCTCGTCTTCGATAGGCTTATACGCAAGTCCTGAGGCGGTGTAGTCGAAATAATGTATCCCTTTTTTTAAAATAATATCTCTTCTAATGTGCTCTAAATTTACCAACTTTAGCCTTTTAGTTTTTGCGTGATTATAATTAAAATTTTCTAAAAATATGCTACAATCCGCCACACAAAGGATACGAAATTTTAGCCATAAAATCGACATTTGAGCGGATGAAACACCTTGGTATTGCTGAAGTTATAAAATTTCATCTGGTTTTTGATGACTTTTTATTAAAGGGCTCATACTACGATGTTTTTGAGGCGATTAGGGCTGAAATTTTAGATGATTATAAAAATTTGATGGCTAGGTTTTACTTTGACGAGGACAGCGACGAGGCCATCAAAATGGCTCTTATTAAGCTTGCTAGAAGCGACAGGAAGAAATTTAGCGTAAATAAAATTTTGCCCCAAAGCATGACAAATAGGGTCTATGCAAAGCTTTTTAGCAAGGATTTTTTAGTGCTTGAAAAGAGCCAAGAAAAGCCACGAGTAAAAAACAAACGCCAAATTTTAAAAAAGAGCGAGCGAGCTTATAAGATAGAGGATAAAATTCATTTTAATAGCCATTTTTCAAGGTTTTGGTTTAGATTTATCGAGCCAAATTTAAGCCTTTTAAAAGAGGGTAGGAGTGAAGAAATTTTAGAGCTTATAAGAAGAGAATTTGACGAGTACGCAAGCCTTGGATTTGAGCTTTTAAGCGGCGAGCTAATGGCTAAAAAGCTTGGATTTAACGGCATTTTGCTAAGCTCATTTTGGAGCAAAAACATTGAGCTTGACATGCTTTTTAGCATAAATGGCAAGATAATAGTCGGCGAAGCAAAGTACAAAGAGCGAAAAATTTGCAAAAATGTCTTAAATTTAGTCCTTCACAAGTGCGAAAGGCTAGGCATAAAGCCTGATATCGTGGCGCTTTTTTCAAAAAGTGGCTTTAGCAACGAGCTTTTGGGCTTAAAAGATGAGCGGCTTAGGCTTTATGAGATAAAAGATTATGAGGAGTTGCTGTGAGTGATATCGATATACAAAATGGCCTAAAAAGCCTGATAGAGCAGACCTATCTGATAGAGCGTGAGTATAAAAATTTGACCGCTTCTTATATGAGCTTGCAAGGTTTTATAAAAGATATCGTGGAAATTTTGCCAAATGCCATTTGGGTGCTTGATGAAAGTGATGAAATTTTCTTGCAAAACTCAGAGGCGCAAAAGCTTGGCAAAGCGTTAAATTTCATCCCAAAAGATGAGGGCGAGCTAAATTTTGGCTCACAAATTTATCTTGTAAAAAAGGTGGTCAAAGATGATAAAAAGATCATCTCGGCTACCGACATAACGCAGGAAAAACGCACCGAGCGCTTAGCCTCGATGGGTCAAGTAGCAGCGCACCTAGCTCACGAGATAAGAAACCCCATAGGCTCTATCTCGCTTCTAAATTCCACCCTTTTAAAAAGGGCTGAGCCAAAAATTTTACCTATCGTCGAGCAGATACAAAAGGGAATTTGGCGGGTTGAGCGCATCATCAAAGCCACACTTCTTTTTACAAAAGGGCTTAGCATCACGCCAAAGGAATTTAACTTTTTAGATATCAAAAGCGAGTGCGAGGAGGCGCTTAAATTTTATGAGTATTCAAAAGATATAACTTTTGAGCTAAATTTCCCTGACGCCCTTTATAGTGGCGACTTTGACCTCATCGCGATGGTCTTTCAAAACATTTTATTTAACGCCATAGACGCCATCGAAGAGGACGAAAACGACGAAGGTGTGGTGAGACTAAGCTACGAAAAGACACCAAATGAACATAAATTTATAGTCTATGACAGTGGTGTCTCTATAAAAAATGAAAACATAGTCTTTGAGCCATTTAAGACGAGCAAACTAAAGGGCAATGGCCTGGGGCTGCATCTTTGCCTGCAGATAATAGAAGCGCACAAGGGCAGCATAGAGATAACCCTTGAGCCAAAGACATTTTGTATAAATTTACCTATAAAGGAGAAGTGATGAGTGAAATTTTAGATGAGCTAAATGCGTGGCAAAATGGCCTAGAGGCGCTTAAATTTAGTGAAATTTTTAAAAATGGCAGC
Protein-coding regions in this window:
- a CDS encoding sensor histidine kinase; amino-acid sequence: MSDIDIQNGLKSLIEQTYLIEREYKNLTASYMSLQGFIKDIVEILPNAIWVLDESDEIFLQNSEAQKLGKALNFIPKDEGELNFGSQIYLVKKVVKDDKKIISATDITQEKRTERLASMGQVAAHLAHEIRNPIGSISLLNSTLLKRAEPKILPIVEQIQKGIWRVERIIKATLLFTKGLSITPKEFNFLDIKSECEEALKFYEYSKDITFELNFPDALYSGDFDLIAMVFQNILFNAIDAIEEDENDEGVVRLSYEKTPNEHKFIVYDSGVSIKNENIVFEPFKTSKLKGNGLGLHLCLQIIEAHKGSIEITLEPKTFCINLPIKEK